A section of the Clostridium omnivorum genome encodes:
- the pfkB gene encoding 1-phosphofructokinase, whose amino-acid sequence MIITVTLNPAVDKTIEIDSFTVGEVNRISKTRVDAGGKGINVSKVIKSLGGSSKALGILSGNSGRFIKEYLDTEAIENDFTFTAGETRTNLKLVDKVNHTNTDLNEFGTEVSENDLKEVASKFLKQLDEKSVVVFSGSIPRNVNKNIYKLWIEKAKAMGAKTLLDADGELLKQGIEAAPYLIKPNIHELEGFFGKKIEGIKEVVELSRKLLEYGIKVVVISLGGDGALFINEKDVIYAHGIKVDVSSTVGAGDSMVAALAVALDNNYDFERSIKLAVACGTASVTTAGTQAADIDTVMKFEKMVQLEHLNY is encoded by the coding sequence ATGATAATAACTGTTACCTTGAATCCTGCAGTGGATAAAACTATAGAAATTGATAGCTTCACAGTTGGTGAAGTTAATAGAATAAGCAAAACTCGAGTTGATGCAGGCGGGAAAGGAATAAATGTTTCAAAGGTAATTAAAAGCCTTGGTGGCTCAAGCAAAGCCTTAGGAATACTATCCGGAAACAGCGGAAGGTTCATAAAAGAGTACCTAGACACAGAAGCTATAGAAAATGATTTTACTTTTACTGCAGGAGAAACGAGAACAAATTTAAAGCTAGTGGATAAAGTAAATCATACTAATACAGATTTAAATGAATTTGGAACGGAAGTTTCAGAAAATGACCTAAAGGAAGTTGCTAGTAAATTTTTAAAGCAGCTTGATGAAAAATCTGTCGTTGTGTTTTCAGGCAGCATACCTAGAAATGTGAATAAAAATATATACAAGCTATGGATAGAAAAAGCTAAAGCAATGGGAGCTAAAACCCTTTTGGATGCTGATGGAGAGCTGCTAAAACAAGGAATTGAGGCAGCACCATATTTAATAAAGCCTAATATTCATGAACTGGAAGGATTTTTTGGTAAAAAGATAGAGGGCATAAAAGAAGTGGTTGAACTTTCAAGAAAGCTTCTTGAATATGGCATTAAAGTAGTTGTAATTTCCCTGGGAGGAGATGGAGCACTTTTCATTAATGAAAAAGATGTTATATATGCACATGGAATAAAGGTTGATGTGAGCAGTACGGTTGGGGCTGGAGACTCCATGGTTGCTGCATTAGCTGTAGCACTTGATAATAACTATGATTTTGAACGTTCAATTAAGCTTGCAGTGGCTTGTGGTACAGCAAGTGTAACTACAGCAGGCACTCAAGCTGCTGATATAGATACTGTGATGAAATTTGAGAAGATGGTTCAACTTGAACATCTAAATTATTAA
- a CDS encoding PTS sugar transporter subunit IIA: MKLEVLCEQNIVLNVKREEKFEAIKRAGRLLVQNGYVEEGYIEGMINREKEITTYIGNGIAIPHGMNQYVKYIKESGIVIIQYPEGVDFGEGNIAYLVIGIAGKNDDHMSLLSKIAITCQYEESVKKLVESKSKDEIIKLILEE, encoded by the coding sequence ATGAAACTGGAAGTTCTTTGTGAACAAAATATAGTATTGAATGTAAAAAGAGAAGAAAAGTTTGAGGCAATAAAGAGAGCAGGAAGACTCCTTGTACAAAATGGGTATGTTGAGGAAGGCTACATTGAAGGAATGATAAACAGGGAGAAGGAAATAACAACTTATATTGGTAATGGTATTGCCATTCCTCATGGTATGAACCAATATGTAAAATATATAAAAGAATCTGGGATTGTTATAATTCAATATCCAGAAGGAGTGGACTTTGGAGAGGGTAATATTGCTTATCTAGTCATTGGAATCGCAGGTAAAAATGATGATCATATGTCCTTATTATCTAAAATAGCTATCACATGCCAGTATGAAGAAAGTGTGAAGAAACTGGTTGAATCAAAGAGTAAAGACGAAATAATCAAACTGATACTAGAAGAGTAA
- a CDS encoding BglG family transcription antiterminator: MNELTARQKFIINIIFEKGPLNIKDLSQQIDVSNRTISREIDAINTALKLESISIKETSSVLSLQGKEENLKALKQLLRDIPMQWLLPQEQRLILITAQLLLSDEPIKSAFFSYQLNVVEGTISLYMDKIEKWMSIRNLTLCRKRGYGIMVSGSEWVKRNVFVELIYEYKSIDELLAYIYENKKDSAVDVFFKMLFGRKLIDTSKKLMEHICGELIKMDDISYFSSLIHVLLSLKKIKMDLPINLPQYLIQDVMSSNEFSFIHKMKEYFISLNIPVFDSELVYLAVQLMGNKYIYSPDRSFKELGVSLEELSYEVVYEVEKKLNLKINCDEQLIVGLSQHFNPALFRINMGIQVKNLFVDEIKEYYGNLFDAVNYACRIIFSKYNITLSQDEIGFITMHIGSALERTGSSSNKLSALIICPNGMVAAKILSSKVKASIPNIDKIAIQSFKDWDERLDEYDLILSTVNIGAEERFKSDKIITVSPFLMKKDVSKINNYIKKYLEDNHTLNNLPSLSKFEANEDSEKDKYEMVNNILKNLKIVTIETNSFNEMIGVITENIYKQGIINDRKEVESLIINREKIGSVVIPNSHLALIHTRSNSVTGPFVGVCRLKKKMTLKSVGFADENVDTFILMLARKDEHKYILEQMGKISISLIEDKKFTETIRLGGIKDLRSSMIRILNGRDN, from the coding sequence ATGAATGAATTAACTGCCAGGCAAAAGTTCATTATAAATATAATATTTGAGAAGGGTCCTTTAAATATTAAGGACCTTTCTCAACAAATTGATGTAAGCAACAGAACTATATCACGAGAAATTGATGCTATTAACACAGCATTAAAATTAGAAAGCATTTCTATAAAAGAAACGAGTTCTGTTTTAAGCCTTCAGGGTAAGGAAGAAAACCTAAAAGCTTTAAAACAGTTATTAAGAGATATACCAATGCAGTGGCTGCTCCCTCAGGAGCAAAGACTTATATTAATAACAGCACAATTGCTGTTATCGGATGAGCCTATAAAATCTGCTTTTTTCAGCTATCAGTTGAATGTAGTTGAAGGAACCATAAGCCTCTATATGGATAAAATTGAGAAGTGGATGAGTATAAGGAATCTTACTTTATGCAGAAAAAGAGGATATGGGATAATGGTTAGCGGTTCAGAATGGGTAAAAAGAAACGTATTCGTTGAGCTAATTTATGAGTATAAATCCATAGATGAGCTGCTGGCATATATTTATGAAAACAAAAAAGATTCTGCTGTAGATGTGTTCTTTAAAATGCTTTTCGGAAGAAAACTTATAGATACCTCAAAGAAGCTTATGGAGCATATTTGCGGTGAATTAATAAAGATGGATGATATATCCTACTTTAGTTCTTTGATTCATGTGTTACTATCACTGAAGAAGATAAAGATGGATTTACCAATAAATTTACCTCAATATCTCATACAAGATGTTATGTCATCAAACGAGTTTTCATTTATTCATAAAATGAAAGAATATTTTATATCGTTAAATATACCTGTTTTTGACAGCGAGTTGGTTTATCTAGCAGTGCAGCTAATGGGCAATAAATATATTTATAGTCCTGACAGATCTTTTAAGGAGCTTGGTGTTTCTCTTGAAGAATTGTCCTATGAAGTAGTGTATGAAGTTGAAAAGAAGCTTAACCTTAAGATCAACTGCGATGAACAGCTGATTGTAGGCTTATCACAGCATTTCAATCCGGCATTATTCAGGATAAACATGGGTATTCAAGTAAAAAATCTTTTTGTTGACGAAATAAAGGAGTATTACGGTAACTTATTTGATGCAGTGAATTATGCATGTAGAATTATTTTTTCCAAATACAATATTACGTTATCTCAGGATGAAATTGGATTCATCACCATGCATATAGGTTCGGCTTTAGAGAGAACAGGAAGCAGCAGTAACAAACTCTCAGCTTTAATTATATGTCCCAATGGGATGGTTGCTGCAAAAATACTTTCAAGCAAAGTAAAAGCTTCAATACCTAATATTGATAAAATAGCCATCCAGTCATTTAAGGACTGGGATGAGAGACTTGATGAATATGATTTAATTCTTTCTACTGTTAATATTGGTGCAGAAGAAAGATTCAAGTCAGACAAAATAATAACTGTATCTCCTTTCTTAATGAAAAAAGATGTTAGCAAGATAAATAATTATATCAAAAAATACCTTGAGGATAATCATACTTTAAATAACCTGCCTTCCTTATCAAAATTTGAGGCCAATGAAGATTCAGAGAAAGATAAGTATGAAATGGTGAACAATATACTGAAAAACTTAAAGATAGTTACCATAGAAACTAATTCCTTCAATGAAATGATCGGAGTAATTACTGAAAATATTTATAAGCAAGGGATAATAAATGATAGAAAAGAAGTTGAGAGCCTTATAATAAACCGAGAAAAAATCGGAAGTGTAGTTATACCTAATTCTCATCTTGCACTTATCCATACTAGAAGTAATTCTGTTACAGGCCCCTTTGTAGGTGTATGCAGATTAAAGAAAAAAATGACGCTAAAGAGTGTGGGGTTTGCTGATGAAAATGTTGATACATTTATATTGATGCTAGCTAGAAAGGATGAACACAAATATATACTTGAGCAGATGGGCAAGATAAGCATTTCATTGATTGAGGATAAGAAATTTACAGAAACTATAAGACTGGGTGGCATTAAAGATTTAAGAAGTTCAATGATTAGAATACTCAATGGGAGGGACAATTAA